In Bartonella machadoae, a single genomic region encodes these proteins:
- the traA gene encoding Ti-type conjugative transfer relaxase TraA: MAIAHLQAKIIGSGKSAISAAAYRHRTKMFDELQGSHTHKYDKDKDLVYSEMNIPEDAPEWITQQLSYLNRNDKKSEWLWNTIQNNERVNGQLAREIVIALPLELSRDQNISLVREFINTNFSSRGLISDWVYHDKEGNPHVHIMHTLRPVVENGFGSKKIAVLNKDGTVKKSLVTIRDKKGNAIRKEERIVYENVIGHKDALKDLRNSWGALATKYLALSGHDIKLDMRSYKERGLSIEPSIHLGQSAHAMSKKGLVSNAVQANERRRRRSVEKIKKNPNEILKLIAFEKSTFNRGDLAKIVNRYVDNANDFNDIMVRLEQSDNLIKIKDDLRPHKVIYATKEILKTEYDMERSVVSLSQTTGHGVRSKKVLAAISSVENKDRKHSFKFSEEQVLAVQHITDDKAIAAVVGYAGAGKSTLLEAANVAWKNDGKRVFGAALAGKAAEGLEKSSGIKSRTLAAWELAWKNKKDNLRVGDVFVIDEAGMVSSKQLSHFVQEVEKAGAKVVLVGDHMQLQPIEAGAAFRAVVDNIGYVELSGIRRQKEEWGQEASRQFARGQVKEALDSYKERGFIHETKTHRQAINTLVEDWMATRRKIEKKSVEEGKPLKGDELLILAHTNAAVKKLNEEIRTVLKNSHFLKSEDVAKAVNFDTLRGQREFVVNDRIIFLENAKFEERYAQKLGEQKVKNGMLGTVLSTHSKTGKPLLRVRLDSGQEVVFSNKTYQNVDHGYAATVHKSQGVTVDNVFVLASPSMDQHLSYVALSRHREQSRLYVAAEDFKNVRLHEHKQVKGTLKGELVETGYTSFNENVKTKTPYADIATHRGIERVYGMNLPSAIDGARIELGDKISLRQEKETVVVNDKRIKQNIFHVDLIERGDPSLVDGIKQSDRASTYEKLVAALSRSGVKTTTLDFAESPDYRDYIAQFTKNRGIDVSRNVGEKISSYLETNKEWLQKQKEKIETLWDRAKTAFGRLQKEKLKVEQSQSVSKTPKQAPYLAAYIDTSNLEQKVQNAVRKEKSYIDTFKVLNDRLKAVYKDPQAAALKIERTILAGKGDKLPDLLKKDPARAGELRGSDRLIDRFKTAGKERKEALCNASFVISTLRELQSFYKNSYEHKQDKLTREREQLKVEVPSLSKDSVRYMKDVAAGRETYLNIPEPINKEFLHLQNALDKRFGQDAIHKRDFDLSKAISRQPHDKKLVNELQTAVKFLQQKQIQEQNNAIARTRSKNVVR; this comes from the coding sequence ATGGCAATAGCACATCTACAAGCTAAAATTATTGGTTCTGGAAAATCAGCAATTTCTGCTGCTGCTTATCGTCATAGAACGAAGATGTTTGATGAATTGCAAGGTTCTCATACGCATAAGTATGATAAAGATAAAGACCTTGTATATTCAGAAATGAATATTCCAGAAGATGCACCAGAGTGGATTACACAACAACTTAGTTATCTCAATAGGAATGATAAAAAGAGTGAATGGTTGTGGAATACTATACAAAACAATGAGCGCGTAAATGGTCAGTTGGCAAGAGAAATCGTTATAGCATTGCCATTAGAGTTATCGCGAGATCAAAATATTTCTCTTGTACGAGAATTCATAAATACAAACTTTTCATCACGGGGTCTTATTTCTGATTGGGTATATCATGACAAGGAGGGAAATCCCCATGTACATATCATGCATACTTTACGACCTGTTGTAGAAAATGGTTTTGGTTCCAAGAAAATAGCAGTTTTAAATAAAGATGGAACAGTGAAAAAGTCTCTCGTTACTATTCGTGATAAGAAAGGAAATGCGATAAGAAAAGAAGAACGAATAGTTTACGAAAATGTTATAGGTCATAAGGATGCATTGAAGGATTTGCGCAACTCATGGGGTGCGCTTGCAACAAAATATCTTGCACTTTCTGGTCATGATATAAAATTAGATATGCGTTCCTATAAAGAGCGTGGTTTATCCATAGAACCAAGCATTCATTTAGGTCAATCTGCGCATGCAATGAGTAAAAAAGGTCTTGTGAGCAATGCTGTTCAAGCCAATGAAAGGAGAAGACGAAGATCTGTAGAAAAAATCAAAAAAAATCCTAATGAAATATTGAAGTTGATTGCATTTGAGAAATCGACATTTAATCGTGGTGATCTTGCTAAGATTGTTAATAGATATGTTGATAATGCGAACGACTTTAATGATATTATGGTGCGTTTAGAGCAAAGCGATAACCTTATTAAAATTAAAGATGATTTGCGTCCTCATAAGGTCATTTACGCAACAAAAGAAATTTTAAAAACTGAATATGATATGGAGCGGAGTGTTGTTTCTTTGTCTCAAACGACGGGGCATGGTGTTCGTTCTAAAAAAGTTTTAGCGGCGATAAGCTCTGTTGAAAATAAAGATCGTAAGCATTCATTTAAATTTTCAGAAGAGCAAGTATTAGCGGTTCAACATATCACGGATGATAAAGCCATTGCAGCGGTCGTTGGTTATGCTGGTGCTGGAAAATCTACGCTTCTTGAAGCAGCAAATGTTGCTTGGAAAAATGATGGTAAACGCGTATTTGGTGCGGCTCTTGCTGGTAAAGCTGCGGAGGGGCTTGAAAAGTCTTCAGGAATAAAAAGTAGAACTCTTGCTGCTTGGGAATTGGCGTGGAAAAACAAGAAAGATAACTTACGGGTTGGTGATGTTTTTGTCATTGATGAAGCTGGTATGGTTTCATCAAAACAGCTTTCACATTTTGTCCAAGAAGTTGAGAAAGCAGGCGCTAAAGTTGTACTTGTTGGTGATCATATGCAATTGCAACCGATAGAAGCAGGAGCGGCTTTTCGTGCTGTTGTCGATAATATTGGTTATGTTGAACTTTCTGGTATTAGAAGGCAAAAAGAAGAATGGGGTCAGGAGGCATCCCGTCAATTTGCGCGTGGTCAAGTGAAAGAGGCTTTAGATAGTTACAAAGAGAGAGGATTTATTCACGAGACTAAAACACACAGGCAAGCCATAAATACTCTTGTTGAAGATTGGATGGCTACGCGGAGGAAAATAGAGAAAAAATCCGTAGAAGAAGGAAAACCCTTAAAGGGTGATGAATTGCTTATTCTTGCACATACGAATGCAGCTGTTAAAAAATTGAATGAAGAAATCAGAACCGTTCTCAAAAATTCTCATTTTTTAAAATCAGAGGATGTCGCAAAAGCGGTGAATTTTGATACTCTGAGAGGACAACGCGAATTTGTTGTCAATGACCGAATTATTTTCCTTGAAAATGCAAAGTTTGAAGAAAGATATGCGCAGAAACTAGGAGAACAAAAAGTTAAAAACGGTATGTTGGGTACTGTTTTGTCTACGCACAGTAAAACAGGGAAACCGCTTTTAAGAGTGCGTCTTGACTCTGGTCAAGAGGTTGTTTTTTCCAATAAAACTTACCAAAATGTTGATCATGGATATGCGGCTACTGTTCATAAAAGTCAGGGTGTGACGGTTGATAATGTTTTTGTTCTTGCTTCGCCTTCTATGGATCAACATCTTTCTTATGTTGCTTTGTCTCGACATAGGGAGCAGTCACGTCTTTATGTTGCCGCAGAAGATTTTAAAAATGTTCGTTTGCATGAACACAAGCAAGTTAAGGGCACACTAAAGGGTGAACTTGTTGAGACAGGGTACACTTCTTTTAATGAAAATGTAAAAACCAAAACACCTTATGCCGATATAGCAACGCATCGTGGAATTGAACGTGTTTATGGTATGAATCTTCCCTCTGCTATAGATGGAGCACGTATAGAGCTTGGTGATAAGATTTCTCTTCGCCAAGAGAAAGAGACTGTTGTTGTTAACGATAAAAGAATAAAACAAAACATTTTTCATGTTGATTTAATAGAGCGCGGAGACCCCTCTCTTGTTGATGGTATCAAACAATCTGATCGTGCAAGTACTTATGAGAAATTGGTAGCAGCACTTTCACGCTCTGGTGTTAAAACAACAACGCTTGATTTTGCGGAGTCTCCTGATTATCGGGATTACATTGCACAATTTACAAAAAATAGAGGGATTGATGTTTCTAGAAATGTTGGGGAGAAGATCTCTTCTTACCTTGAGACGAATAAAGAATGGTTGCAAAAACAAAAAGAAAAGATTGAAACGCTTTGGGATAGAGCAAAGACAGCTTTTGGCAGACTTCAAAAAGAAAAACTCAAGGTTGAGCAATCACAGAGCGTTTCAAAAACACCAAAACAAGCACCCTATCTTGCTGCTTATATTGATACTTCCAATCTAGAACAGAAGGTGCAAAATGCTGTTAGAAAGGAAAAATCTTATATTGATACTTTTAAAGTATTAAATGATCGTCTGAAAGCTGTTTACAAAGACCCTCAAGCTGCTGCTCTTAAGATTGAACGAACGATTTTAGCAGGAAAGGGGGATAAATTGCCTGATCTTTTAAAGAAAGACCCTGCTAGAGCTGGTGAATTGCGTGGTTCAGATCGCCTCATAGATCGTTTTAAAACAGCAGGGAAAGAACGTAAAGAGGCGCTTTGCAATGCTTCCTTTGTCATTTCTACACTTAGAGAACTTCAATCCTTTTATAAAAATTCCTATGAACACAAGCAAGATAAATTGACCCGTGAGCGTGAACAATTGAAGGTTGAAGTGCCGTCTCTTTCAAAGGATAGTGTGCGTTATATGAAGGATGTTGCGGCTGGTCGTGAGACTTATTTGAATATACCAGAGCCTATTAATAAAGAATTTTTGCATCTCCAAAATGCTTTAGATAAACGCTTTGGACAGGATGCCATTCATAAACGGGACTTTGATTTATCGAAAGCAATATCGCGACAACCTCATGATAAGAAGCTTGTGAACGAGCTTCAAACAGCAGTTAAGTTTCTTCAACAGAAACAGATACAAGAACAAAACAATGCGATAGCGCGGACAAGGTCAAAAAATGTTGTGCGGTAA
- a CDS encoding TraC family protein — translation MARKSLEKLLEEKKALEEKSKKLLEKIKAVKKQEGEKIALIAAETGLTELNITNEEWKNIFEEIKSRFQKEKDKAK, via the coding sequence ATGGCGCGTAAATCTTTAGAAAAACTTTTAGAAGAAAAAAAAGCTCTTGAAGAAAAAAGTAAAAAACTTCTTGAAAAAATTAAAGCTGTAAAAAAACAAGAGGGTGAAAAAATTGCATTAATAGCAGCAGAAACTGGATTAACAGAATTGAATATTACAAACGAAGAATGGAAAAATATTTTCGAGGAGATTAAGTCTCGATTTCAAAAAGAAAAAGACAAAGCTAAATAA
- a CDS encoding conjugal transfer protein TraD: MQDEIRRKDAREKIILGGLVIKAGLRDANKSFILGCLIKASKLNPNSKEYQEFEKIGNQAFTDMRVGK, from the coding sequence TTGCAAGATGAAATAAGACGTAAAGATGCTCGTGAAAAAATTATTTTAGGCGGACTTGTCATAAAAGCAGGTCTGAGAGATGCTAATAAATCTTTCATCCTAGGATGTTTAATCAAAGCATCAAAACTCAATCCAAACTCAAAAGAGTATCAAGAATTTGAAAAAATAGGCAATCAAGCTTTTACTGATATGCGGGTGGGAAAATGA
- the traG gene encoding Ti-type conjugative transfer system protein TraG produces the protein MINQLSKKQIILLICPLIFSIIVAFLVNITINEITENGTTDDAYWFVRSKPLDVLVLIALSCSTFVLLQKRHIRKNITLSSIIIFSLFATYYSANEYIRLSPYVGQNNMTWGDVFPFFDGMVLSGSFIGFVILGFTMKLSLAKASPLKSSKKMIFGGAQWMNMKKLEEIFPSDGEIIIGERYRVDEDVIKDVAFNPKDKTTWGKGGRQPLLTYKLDFDSTHMLFFAGSGGYKTTSNVIPTCLKYTGPLVVFDPSTEIAPIVTETRHKSNENAVYILDPHGTSTKTFNPLDWLLDEKIPLYEREAGLVEIARLLLSENHKSTSTDQFFTSHAHNLLTGLLAHIVFSDEYELEEKNLKTLRTLVSEPEPSVIGKLRSLQNSSPSLFIRETLGVFTNMAEQTFSGVYATASKDTQWLSLSNYANLISGNDFKTDDITKGNIDIFLNIPSKILKSYPGVGRILVGSFLKAMEAANGNYEKRVLFVLDEIDLLGYMNILEEARDRGRKYGISLMLFYQSVGQIERHFGPSGAMAWFESCAFVSYAAIKDIKTAENISKACGKMTIEVQGSSKTLGTLGAKGTESLNFQQRPLIYPHEITQEMRKDEQIILVQGHPPIRCGRSIYFRRKDLTAFAKKNRFAPKS, from the coding sequence ATGATAAACCAATTAAGCAAAAAACAAATCATACTTTTAATATGCCCTCTGATCTTTTCAATAATTGTAGCTTTCCTTGTCAATATAACAATCAACGAAATTACAGAAAATGGTACAACGGATGATGCTTATTGGTTTGTACGTTCAAAACCTCTTGATGTTCTAGTCCTTATTGCTCTATCTTGCTCTACTTTCGTCTTATTACAAAAAAGACACATCAGAAAAAATATCACTCTTTCATCCATAATTATCTTCAGTCTTTTCGCAACATATTACAGTGCTAATGAATACATCAGATTAAGTCCATATGTTGGACAAAACAACATGACTTGGGGGGATGTTTTTCCTTTTTTCGATGGAATGGTTTTGAGTGGTTCTTTCATTGGGTTCGTTATTCTTGGTTTCACAATGAAACTATCATTAGCAAAGGCTTCTCCACTAAAAAGTTCAAAAAAAATGATCTTCGGGGGTGCTCAATGGATGAATATGAAAAAACTGGAAGAAATCTTTCCAAGCGATGGGGAAATAATCATAGGGGAACGATACAGAGTTGATGAGGATGTTATCAAAGATGTCGCTTTTAACCCCAAAGATAAAACAACATGGGGAAAAGGTGGTCGCCAACCTTTATTAACATACAAACTCGATTTTGATTCAACGCACATGCTCTTCTTTGCTGGTTCTGGTGGTTATAAAACAACCAGCAATGTTATTCCTACTTGCCTTAAATATACCGGTCCTCTCGTCGTATTCGACCCTTCAACTGAAATCGCACCAATCGTTACAGAAACAAGACATAAATCAAATGAAAATGCTGTATACATTCTCGACCCGCATGGCACATCAACAAAAACTTTTAATCCTTTAGATTGGCTCTTAGATGAAAAGATACCCCTTTATGAAAGAGAAGCAGGTCTCGTGGAAATCGCAAGACTCCTCCTCTCTGAAAACCATAAATCAACATCAACTGATCAATTCTTTACATCCCATGCGCATAATTTGCTAACGGGACTCCTTGCCCATATCGTCTTTTCTGATGAGTATGAATTAGAGGAAAAAAACTTAAAAACGCTTCGCACTCTCGTATCAGAGCCAGAACCATCCGTGATTGGAAAATTGCGTTCTTTACAAAATTCATCACCCTCTCTCTTCATTCGTGAAACGCTCGGTGTCTTTACAAACATGGCTGAACAAACTTTCTCTGGTGTCTATGCTACCGCTTCAAAAGATACACAATGGCTCTCGCTTTCTAACTATGCAAACCTCATAAGTGGAAATGATTTTAAAACAGACGATATTACAAAAGGGAATATCGATATCTTTTTAAATATACCATCAAAAATTCTGAAATCTTATCCAGGGGTTGGTCGTATCCTTGTTGGCTCGTTTCTCAAAGCTATGGAAGCCGCAAATGGTAACTATGAAAAAAGAGTGCTGTTCGTTTTAGATGAAATCGATCTCTTAGGATATATGAACATCTTAGAAGAGGCGCGCGATAGAGGACGGAAATATGGAATATCTCTTATGCTCTTTTACCAATCGGTAGGGCAAATCGAAAGACACTTTGGTCCTTCTGGTGCTATGGCATGGTTCGAAAGTTGCGCTTTTGTAAGCTATGCCGCAATCAAAGATATTAAAACGGCTGAAAACATTTCTAAAGCATGTGGAAAAATGACTATTGAAGTACAAGGGTCAAGCAAAACTCTAGGAACATTAGGCGCAAAAGGAACAGAAAGCCTTAATTTCCAGCAAAGACCCTTAATCTACCCCCATGAAATAACACAAGAAATGCGCAAAGACGAGCAGATCATCCTCGTACAAGGACATCCCCCTATTCGTTGTGGACGCTCTATCTATTTTAGACGAAAAGACTTAACAGCCTTTGCTAAGAAAAATAGATTTGCTCCGAAATCATAA
- a CDS encoding helix-turn-helix domain-containing protein, whose amino-acid sequence MTSVFHGTYNVYADLGFPDSREMLLKAQLACKISQILKEKNLTQKQASQLLKMTQPKLSRLLNGEFRGISEMKMLECLTKLGNDIKIVVSSEKVKTPEGHLEVVFA is encoded by the coding sequence ATGACTAGTGTTTTTCACGGTACTTACAATGTTTACGCAGATCTTGGTTTTCCAGATTCTAGAGAAATGCTTCTTAAAGCACAGCTTGCTTGCAAAATTAGTCAAATTCTTAAAGAAAAGAACTTAACTCAAAAACAAGCTAGTCAACTTTTAAAAATGACACAACCTAAATTGTCTAGGCTTTTAAATGGAGAATTCCGTGGGATCAGTGAGATGAAAATGCTTGAGTGTCTAACTAAATTAGGAAATGATATCAAAATTGTTGTTAGTTCTGAAAAAGTTAAAACACCAGAAGGACATCTTGAAGTTGTTTTTGCGTAA
- a CDS encoding type II toxin-antitoxin system RelE/ParE family toxin produces the protein MNKMKRIIWLGSSLKDIKSLPDVIQQSIGYALYLAQNGKRGENVKVLKGFGSANVLEIIERDIQGTYRAVYTIRYEKAIYVLHCFQKKSTHGIATPKPDINLIKERLKLAEQLERS, from the coding sequence ATGAATAAAATGAAACGTATCATATGGCTTGGATCATCACTCAAAGACATAAAAAGTCTCCCTGATGTTATTCAACAAAGTATTGGTTATGCTCTTTATCTTGCGCAGAATGGAAAGAGAGGAGAAAACGTCAAGGTTCTTAAAGGATTTGGATCTGCAAATGTTTTAGAAATTATTGAACGTGATATACAAGGCACTTATCGTGCTGTTTACACAATACGATACGAAAAGGCTATTTATGTGTTGCATTGTTTTCAGAAGAAATCGACCCATGGCATTGCAACACCAAAACCAGATATCAATCTTATTAAAGAGCGTCTTAAATTAGCAGAACAATTAGAAAGGAGTTAG